AGTTTCCGGCTATTGCCCGTTTTACTTGTTAGGTGAAAATTTAAACTGAATGATGAGATCGCAGGATTTCTGTCGATCGTCCTTTCTGATGCAAGTCTGATGCAAGAAGAGTTTATGTCGCAAGTCGCGCCGTCCAGCCCAATTCCGTCCGGTCATCCCGCCGATCCTGCTGATTGGAAATGGCAGTTCTGGTGGACAGTGCCGCTTTATCCCTACAGTCGGCGGCGCACACTTCGCAAGGAAATTGTGAAGGACACGATCTGGACGTTCGATCAGATTCAGGGAATTATCTACGTCACGGTTCCCATTCGGATGACGATTGTGCGGCTGGTGGCGGGAGGTTTGCTGGTCTATGCTCCGGTTGCGCCGACGCGGGAATGTATCCGGCTGGTGAAAGAACTGGAAGCACAGCACGGCGCAGTGAAATATATTGTGCTGCCCACGGTTTCTGGGCTGGAACACAAGGTCTTTGTGGGTCCGTTCGCCCGTTACTTCCCAGATGCCCAGGTCTACGTCCCGCCGAATCAGTGGAGCTTTCCGGTGAATCTGCCTCTGAGCTGGCTGGGTTTTCCTGCCAAGCGCACCCGGATTCTCTCTGCAAATCCCGCAGAAGTCCCCTTTGCCGATGAGTTTGACTATGCCCTGCTCCATGTGCCGCTGAAGGGAGGACGATCGTTTGGCGAAGTGGGTCTATTACACCGAGCCTCAAAAACTCTTTTGGTCGCTGATTCTGTTCTGTCGATTCCCAACGATCCGCCGGATGTGGTTCAGCTTGATCCCTATCCACTGCTGTTTCACGCCAGGGACAACGCCTCTGATCGCGTCACGGACAGCGAAGCCACAAGACGAAAGGGCTGGCATCGGGTTTGTCTGTTTGCCTTCTACTTTCGCCCCAGTGCCATGAAACCCGTTCCCCTCGGTAAAGCATGGCAGGAGTCGCGGCAGGCGGAGGATCGATCGCGCAAGGCACTGTTTGGACTCTTTCCGTTCGCTTGGAAGCCGGACTGGGAGAAATCCTTTGAGGCATTGCGGGGCGAAGGTCGGCTATTTGTCGCGCCGATTCTGCAAACCCTGA
This is a stretch of genomic DNA from Leptolyngbya ohadii IS1. It encodes these proteins:
- a CDS encoding DUF4336 domain-containing protein, with protein sequence MSQVAPSSPIPSGHPADPADWKWQFWWTVPLYPYSRRRTLRKEIVKDTIWTFDQIQGIIYVTVPIRMTIVRLVAGGLLVYAPVAPTRECIRLVKELEAQHGAVKYIVLPTVSGLEHKVFVGPFARYFPDAQVYVPPNQWSFPVNLPLSWLGFPAKRTRILSANPAEVPFADEFDYALLHVPLKGGRSFGEVGLLHRASKTLLVADSVLSIPNDPPDVVQLDPYPLLFHARDNASDRVTDSEATRRKGWHRVCLFAFYFRPSAMKPVPLGKAWQESRQAEDRSRKALFGLFPFAWKPDWEKSFEALRGEGRLFVAPILQTLILNRAPQETLAWADQIAQWDFQQIIPCHFDAPIAATPQEFRQAFAFLDPQAHQGGLLPEDFEFLKEIEEGLVQRGITPPAKV